A genomic region of Colletotrichum destructivum chromosome 5, complete sequence contains the following coding sequences:
- a CDS encoding Putative alcohol dehydrogenase, zinc-type, GroES-like superfamily, NAD(P)-binding domain superfamily, whose amino-acid sequence MSNTSYTTTAEVLTRKPENIAVYTNLQHELYLKQVDLPTPGVGDCLVHVRATGICGSDVHFWKAGHIGEMVVTGENGLGHESAGVVIAIGENVTKFKIGDRVALECGIPCMKASCFFCRTGKYNACPDVVFYSTPPYHGTLKRYHVHPEDWLHQIPDNISYEEGSLLEPLSVALTGIERSGVRLGDPVVICGSGPIGIVTLLAANAAGANPIVITDINETRLQMAKKAVPRVRTVLVTPGKEPLAVAGDVKHALGQEAKVVIECTGVESSVITGIYSCRFGGMVFVIGCGKDFATIPFMYMAGKEIDLRFQFRYRDIYPRAIGLVAEGIIDLKLLVTHRFTLEEGEEAFKIASDPSGLALKVQVIDD is encoded by the exons ATGTCGAACACAAGTTACACAACTACGGCCGAGGTTCTCACTCGGAAGCCTGAGAATATAGCTGTATACACAAACCTTCAACATGAGCTTTACCTCAAACAAGTCGACTTGCCGACTCCAGGTGTGGGGGATTGTCTCGTTCACGTGCGAGCAACGGGCATCTGCGGCTCTGATGTTCACTTTTGGAAGGCAGGCCACATCGGCGAGATGGTTGTGACGGGGGAGAACGGTCTGGGCCACGAGAGCGCTGGTGTGGTGATTGCGATCGGTGAAAACGTCACCAAGTTCAAGATCGGCGACAGAGTGGCACTCGAGTGTGGAATTCCGTGCATGAAAGCGTCCTGTTTCTTCTGTCGGACGGGCAAGTACAACGCATGCCCGGACGTAGTCTTCTACTCGACGCCCCCCTATCATGGAACACTGAAACGATATCACGTTCATCCAGAGGACTGGCTGCATCAGATACCCGATAATATTTCCTACGAAGAGGGATCCCTTCTCGAGCCGCTCTCCGTGGCTTTGACAGGGATCGAGCGCTCTGGTGTACGTTTGGGAGACCCAGTTGTCATCTGTGGCTCGGGGCCTATTGGCATCGTCACTTTGCTGGCTGCTAACGCTGCGGGCGCGAACCCGATTGTCATTACGGACATCAACGAGACCAGACTGCagatggcgaagaaggctgTCCCCAGAGTCCGAACGGTTCTCGTTACTCCAGGAAAAGAACCACTCGCAGTCGCTGGAGACGTCAAGCACGCTCTGGGTCAGGAAGCCAAAGTGGTCATTGAATGCACTGGTGTTGAGTCGAGCGTCATCACGGGCATCTAC TCCTGTCGATTTGGGGGCATGGTCTTTGTCATTGGGTGCGGAAAAGACTTTGCGACGATACCGTTCATGTACATGGCTGGAAAGGAGATTGATTTGCGATTCCAATTCCGTTACCGCGATATCTACCCCCGAGCCATCGGGCTTGTTGCCGAAGGAATAATTGATCTGAAGCTTTTGGTGACCCACAGATTTACgcttgaagaaggcgaggaggccttcAAAATAGCTTCAGATCCTAGTGGTCTGGCGTTGAAAGTCCAAGTCATTGACGACTGA
- a CDS encoding Putative glycoside hydrolase family 16, concanavalin A-like lectin/glucanase domain superfamily, whose product MLSQYALSAVALLASLAQPALAQVSTKCNPMNTTCPADPAFGMDYNFNFNSTPSSDAWETTVGPVKYTAENGAEFTISKQGDSPTIRTKFYFFWGRTEIHLRAAKGKGIVSSMMWLSDTLDEIDWEFLGIKNDALSNFFGKGVEDWQNGDEHPVTGSIHDEFHNYTCVWTKEKLEWWVNGNNVRTLLPKDANNSQAYPQTPMRLSLGIWAGGDPRMAKGTQEWAGGETDYAAGPYTMYVKSAQVTDYSSGKEYSFGDKSGSWESIKITEGNSTVKEALLAEPSKSVSEKFNELNPTAKTAVYAGGVGVGCALIAFGLWYFIRQRRRGAAESKLAAQRAENERLELEGFHKRGVDPDSFAGSTGTEYNAAEFSKNGMVQENTYSVPATQEKNVWDAAPMAAGAAGAGAAVGMAAYSDSPNGRGQVLSPLRTQSPGMPPSGPLPMAPSRSASHGGYSRLGSPDGQHSPPPMSPPSQGYSDHSFGGQQSYGNGGHEGANQGYWNNGGPQGGFR is encoded by the exons ATGCTGTCTCAATACGCTCTTTCAGCAGTGGCGCTGCTAGCATCGCTTGCCCAGCCTGCACTCGCTCAGGTTTCAACCAAATGCAACCCGATGAACACGACTTGTCCTGCCGACCCGGCTTTCGGCATGGACTACAACTTCAACTTCAActcgacaccgtcgagcGATGCCTGGGAGACGACTGTGGGACCTGTCAAGTACACCGCCGAGAACGGGGCCGAATTTACCATCAGCAAGCAGGGCGACTCTCCTACGATTCGGACCAAGTTTTATTTCTTTTGGGGCCGCACGGAAATTCACCTAAGGGCCGCCAAAGGCAAGGGCATCGTGAGCTCGATGATGTGGCTCAGCGACACACTGGACGAGATCGACTGGGAGTTTCTCGGCATCAAGAACGATGCCCTGAGCAACTTCTTCGGCAAGGGTGTCGAGGATTGGCAAAACGGCGACGAGCACCCTGTAACGGGAAGCATCCATGACGAATTCCACAACTACACCTGTGTTTGGACCAAAGAGAAGCTCGAGTGGTGGGTGAACGGAAACAACGTACGGACTCTTCTCCCGAAGGATGCCAACAACTCCCAAGCCTACCCCCAGACGCCCATGCGCCTCAGCCTCGGTATctgggcgggcggcgacccCCGCATGGCCAAGGGGACCCAGGAATGGGCCGGAGGCGAAACCGACTATGCCGCCGGTCCTTACACCATGTACGTCAAGTCGGCGCAAGTGACAGACTACAGCTCTGGAAAGGAGTACTCTTTCGGGGATAAGTCGGGTTCGTGGGAGAGCATCAAGATTACCGA GGGCAACTCGACAGTCAAGGAGGCTCTCCTGGCGGAACCAAGCAAGTCCGTCAGCGAGAAGTTCAATGAGCTCAATCCAACCGCGAAGACCGCAGTGTATGCcggaggcgtcggcgtcggctgcGCTCTCATCGCCTTTGGTCTTTGGTACTTCATCCGCCAGCGCAGGCGCGGTGCCGCCGAATCAAAGCTTGCCGCTCAGAGGGCCGAGAACgagcgcctcgagctcgagggtTTCCACAAGCGCGGTGTCGACCCCGACTCCTTCGCCGGATCGACGGGCACCGAGTACAACGCCGCGGAATTCAGCAAGAACGGCATGGTTCAGGAGAACACCTACAGCGTCCCCGCGACCCAGGAGAAGAATGTCTGGGACGCCGCCCCCATGGCTGCTGGCGCGGCTGGCGCCGGAGCCGCGGTCGGCATGGCCGCGTATAGCGATTCGCCCAACGGCCGGGGACAAGTGCTGTCTCCGTTGCGGACGCAGAGCCCCGGCATGCCGCCTTCAGGTCCGCTTCCCATGGCCCCGAGCCGCAGCGCCTCCCACGGCGGATACTCCAGGCTTGGGTCGCCCGACGGTCAACACAGCCCTCCGCCCATGAGCCCACCCTCTCAGGGCTACAGCGATCATAGCTTCGGCGGCCAGCAGAGTTATGGCAACGGTGGCCACGAGGGCGCGAACCAGGGCTACTGGAACAACGGAGGCCCCCAGGGAGGCTTCCGGTAA
- a CDS encoding Putative short-chain dehydrogenase/reductase SDR, NAD(P)-binding domain superfamily: MSLQRKVAIVTGAARGIGAGIVLALAKQGASVAFNYVSPSSEEAAANLVKEVQAIGARAVCVRVDMASPEAPLVLLKTTLREFQTERIDILVNNAGLGGNAPLEEVTIEEYDRLMTVNVRAVIFMTQAVLPHINRGGRIVNLSSVSARGGYPTQSIYAASKAAVEGLTRVWATELGHKYGVTVNSVNPGPVDTDMYRAAGPVHLARMEEQNKKVPADPRCGTVEDVADIVVFLCEERSRWVTGDTICANGGMVYT; the protein is encoded by the exons ATGTCTCTTCAACGCAAGGTAGCCATTGTAACGGGCGCAGCTCGCGGCATCGGAGCTGGTATTGTACTGGCACTGGCCAAACAGGGAGCAAGT GTAGCTTTCAACTATGTTTCCCCGTCGTCCGAGGAAGCCGCTGCCAACTTGGTGAAGGAAGTACAGGCGATTGGAGCCCGCGCAGTCTGCGTCCGGGTCGACATGGCCTCGCCCGAGGCTCCCTTGGTTCTGCTGAAAACCACTTTGAGGGAATTTCAGACAGAAAGAATCGATATCCTGGTCAATAACGCGGGTCTTGGAGGAAACGCGCCTTTGGAAGAAGTTACAATCGAAGAGTACGATCGGTTGATGACAGTCAACGTCAGGGCCGTTATCTTCATGACTCAGGCTGTTCTACCACACATCAATCGGGGCGGACGCATTGTCAACCTGTCCTCAGTTTCCGCTCGAGGAGGCTACCCAACACAATCCATATACGCTGCATCTAAGGCGGCCGTTGAGGGGCTCACTAGGGTTTGGGCAACGGAGCTCGGTCATAAATACGGAGTAACGGTGAATTCAGTCAATCCCGGCCCGGTCGATACCGACATGTACCGGGCTGCGGGACCCGTTCATCTCGCCAGGATGGAGGAGCAAAACAAAAAGGTTCCTGCTGACCCTCGATGCGGCACAGTAGAGGATGTTGCCGACATTGTTGTGTTCTTGTGCGAAGAAAGATCTCGTTGGGTCACTGGAGATACCATTTGCGCTAACGGAGGCATGGTATACACATAG
- a CDS encoding Putative zn(2)Cys(6) fungal-type DNA-binding domain, fungal transcription factor, producing the protein MPKPLGRSNGGCWTCRIRHRKCDETSPLCKECTDRHIECHGYGTEPEWMKDPPKLRAELQRIKHAVKQNFRRTRKSQAASVRASRILEESSASGSIEATESAHEGSEFREAELIMYYLDYIFPLQYAYYADKPAQGGRGWLFWLLYKKGPLRHAAFTLSALHQHTISQSKTEEMESELIRHHTNAMQELRQVLSRCEMEGFDSHPEYRVEFLTCGTFLISFEVFQGGTSNWESHLKALVAVASQIDLQSIGAVTDPLISTRPDAGFQRIVNAATRFHMSQLLWFDLLSCISTGESPKLPYQRWLGHEDIDISCVMGCQNWAMLALGDVASLEAQGAEPNPRAMRRRVADIRKRIEDGIGYLGVQEKSTAAIASQSVTRVFATAILVQLRAILVNVGEPSEIIHEAVTEVIDALQKVPKGVPIRGMPWPICVAGAMADSEQQSFFENLIEEVLETSGAGFTNCDTVQRILKESWKDQNQFAVQGIPTWRQAMSRLGICALLV; encoded by the exons ATGCCAAAGCCGCTGGGCCGTAGCAATGGAGGTTGCTGGACGTGCCGTATCCGCCACAGGAAATGCGATGAAACTTCCCCGTTGTGCAAGGAATGTACAGATCGACACATAGAGTGTCATGGGTACGGTACAGAACCAGAGTGGATGAAAGATCCGCCCAAGCTCCGGGCCGAACTGCAGCGGATCAAGCATGCCGTCAAACAGAACTTTCGCCGGACTCGAAAATCGCAAGCTGCTTCTGTGCGGGCCTCTAGAATTCTTGAGGAGTCTTCGGCTAGTGGCTCGATTGAGGCAACGGAGTCCGCACACGAAGGCTCGGAATTtcgcgaggccgagctcatCATGTATTACCTCGACTACATTTTCCCCCTTCAATACGCCTACTACGCAGACAAACCAGCACAGGGAGGCAGGGGATGGCTGTTCTGGCTCTTGTACAAAAAGGGGCCATTGCGCCATGCCGCTTTCACCCTCTCTGCCCTCCACCAACATACAATATCGCAAAGCAAGACAGAAGAGATGGAATCCGAGCTCATCCGGCATCATACAAACGCCATGCAAGAACTACGCCAGGTTCTCAGCCGTTGTGAGATGGAGGGATTCGACAGTCATCCCGAGTACCGCGTCGAGTTTCTCACCTGCGGAACCTTCCTCATCAGTTTTGAG GTTTTCCAAGGGGGTACATCCAATTGGGAATCACACTTGAAGGCTCTCGTAGCGGTAGCTAGTCAGATCGATCTCCAAAGCATTGGCGCCGTGACTGATCCTTTGATCTCGACAAGACCCGATGCTGGATTCCAAAGGATAGTCAATGCCGCCACCAGGTTCCACATGTCTCAGCTGCTTTGGTTTGACCTGTTGTCGTGCATTTCCACAGGCGAGTCGCCAAAACTTCCATATCAGAGATGGCTGGGTCATGAGGATATCGATATTTCTTGTGTCATGGGTTGCCAGAACTGGGCCATGTTAGCTCTTGGTGACGTTGCCTCACTAGAAGCGCAAGGAGCGGAGCCGAACCCCAGAGCCATGAGGCGCCGAGTAGCAGACATAAGGAAGAGAATCGAGGACGGGATTGGGTATTTAGGCGTCCAAGAAAAG TCTACGGCAGCAATCGCCTCACAATCAGTTACTCGGGTCTTTGCTACGGCTATATTAGTCCAGCTGCGTGCAATATTGGTCAATGTCGGAGAACCCTCCGAGATAATTCACGAAGCTGTTACCGAAGTTATTGACGCTTTGCAGAAAGTGCCGAAAGGCGTGCCTATAAGAGGCATGCCGTGGCCGATTTGCGTCGCTGGAGCAATGGCCGACTCAGAGCAGCAATCTTTCTTCGAAAACCTCATCGAAGAGGTTCTTGAGACATCAGGGGCCGGATTTACGAATTGTGACACAGTACAGCGCATTTTGAAGGAGAGCTGGAAAGATCAAAACCAGTTTGCTGTGCAGGGTATTCCAACATGGAGACAAGCCATGTCAAGACTTGGCATATGCGCCTTGTTAGTCTGA